TCGATTTACAGCTTGGAGCTGTACAGCAACATCTCGTACAAGGACCCGAATCGCTGGAGTGGCGCTTTCATGACCTATTAATAAGTTTAAGGCAGACGTCTGAGTCGTCTTCTGCTTCGTAAGGTTCAGGATCAGCTGCAACTGCCATAACTCTTCGGACCACTCATTTTTCTTGTGGTTGACCTCAATCCTTAGCATGTTAAGGACCGTCCGCACGTAACGCTCGACTTGTCCGTTGGCATGATGCATCTCGGGCGTTATATGATGTAATTCAACGCCCAGTACTTGCATCCATGACGTGAAGCCCGTGGACTCGAACATTCGGCCTCTATCGGATACAATCATACGAGGAGTGCCGAATAAAGAGAAGACCGTTTTAAAAACGCGTTGTAACGCACTAAGATCTTGACGAGCGACAGGTGTGAGTAAACAAAATTTAGTAAATGCGTCAACCACGATCATGACATATTTATAACCCTTGGATTCAGGGAGGGGACCAAGCACATCAGTGTGCAAAGTCTCGAATGGGATGTTTGACTTTTCCCAGGAAGAAATTGGTTGTAATGATGCACGTGGGACCCGTTTATGTGCAATGCAAGTCAGGCAATGAGCGATATATTTGTTAACGAAGGCTCTGAGGCCGGGAAACCAGAAGTGTCTCATTATCAAATCGACAGTCTTTTCAGCACCGAGGTGGCTATGCTCATCGTGAAAAACCCTAAGGAGACTCAAGCGGTGGCCCTTGGGTATGTAGCAGAGGAGCCTAGGTTCTTCTCCTACCTGACTATACTTGTAGTACAAGATGTCGTTACGTTTGACGTAACGTGACAAGTCTAACTCACCGCGTTCAAGAGACTCAATCAAGCTTCGAGTCTCTTCGTCCCCTGACTGAGCGACCTGAGCCCAATTTCGTGGCTTATCGATATTATTCACGGACTTACACGGGTTCCGGCTGAGGTAATCCGCATGAGGCAGCATCATACCCTTTCTATAGGAGATGGTGAAGTTAAAATCCTGCAAGTAGATCCACCATCTTGCTACCCGCGGTAATAAGTCCCGCTTATTTTGTGTGGCCTTAAGGGCATTGCAGTCCGTTATCACGGTAAAGTGGATACCTATAAGATAATGCCTAAAATGGCGCAAAGCTTTGACTACAGCCAAGGTCTCGAGTTCGTAGGAGTGATACTTCATCTCAACTCCCTTAGTAACCTGGCTGTAGTATGCTACCACGTGCTTACTTCCATCATCATGGACCTGTAGTAAGATCGCACCGTACCCAACGCTACTTGCGTCGGTATGTACTTCAGTGAGTAATTCCGGATTGAAAATTGCTAACACCGGTTCGCTGGTAAGTGTGCTAATAATCTCTTGCCGTACCTTTTCCTGCTCATGTCCCCAACAGAAAGGGACGTCCTTCCTTGTCAAATTCGCGATGCACGCGGTTTTAGTCGAGTAACCTGCTATATATTTCCGAAAGTACCCCGCTAATCCCAGGAATTGTCTGACCTGCTTGACATTCTGGGGAGTCGGAGAGTCGACAAgcgattgtattttgtttttagcaGGGCGTACCTCACCGTTCGAAATCACCCGACCCAAGTACTCAATTTTGGTGCACATAAAGGAACATTTACGCATGTTTATAGAGAACCCGGAAGACGTTAATGTTGCTAAAACTTCGTCTAAAATCTGCAGACCTTCTTCGACTGTATCGTGGAGGATCAAACAATCGTCGATATAAACTAACACCTTTCCTTTGTCAATAAATTCACGCAAAGTCTTACTTATAATCCGCTGGTAAATTATGGGAGCATTGGCGAGGCCATagggcattttaacatattcgTAATGCCCCTCGGGTGTTACGAAGCCAGTCAATGGAATAGACTCCTCATCCAACTCGATTTGGTGAAAACCGGTGGCCATATCTAAGGTCGTAAAATAGCTACTTTTTCCTAACCGGTCGATATGATCCTCGATAAGAGGTAATGGGTATCGATCCTTTACGGTGACTCTGTTCAAAGCGCGGAAGTCCACACACATGCGGTCTGTGCCGTCCTTCTTTTTAACTAAAAGGACGGGACTAGAATAGGGAGACTCGGACTCGCGCACTATCCCTTTCGACATAAGGTCCTGCACAATATCGCGTACTTTGAGTTTTTCATTGTGTGACATTTTATACGGGCGATAATAAACAGGAGTGTCACTATTAAGTCGAATGTGCATTTTTCCACTAGTAACCGTGGATGTGGCTGTACCAGAGATCATGAACGCCGAGTAATTGTTCAAAATTGCTTCTAGCTTCCGCAAGTCATCACCCGTTAACGCAGTATTGATAGCCTGTGGTTCAATCGACTCTACAGTGGAAACTTTCCTTAACTGTGGGTTACGAATAATACGTTGAGAGTCCCTTGTTCGAATAAAAGTGATTCCCTCTCTATTAAGAACGTCCGTGCCGATGATAATTGGTGCACTCATACACTCACTTGGTACTACTAGTAAGTCGACCTCCAGGGTAACACCTTCTAATTCAATCGTCAAGGTGACGTAAGAGTCTATTTTTGTGACCGACTTACCTACACCCTTAATTTGAGAGTCTATTGGCTTTTGAGCGCACGAGAAATGGTTCACTATAGCTGAGGAGATTAACGACACGTCTATCGCACCGGTATCTATTAAAATATCCACAGGAATGCCCTGAATAACTCCTACTATAACGTCATTACGCCCCTGAGtgtttgttgaacaaaaattaacatttttttaattcgttGCTGATCTACGCGTTGTTTAGCGAAACACGACGTAATGTTATGCCCcgatttcttgcaataagtGCAAGATGTCGTAATGGAATTAGTTTTCGTTTCATTTTTAAAGTTTGTGTCAGCGCCGCCAGGCTTTGGCTTCTTGGGGCACTCAATCCGTTTGTGTCCGGTGTCGCCACACGTATAACATTTAATGTTAGGACCTACCACCCGTGTCGGCTTCCTAGGACCTCGCATTTTATCATCGCTACCTCTCTGTGATACGGAATGATTTCCCGAACGAGTATCCGAAATTGGGTTCTTAACTGATTTCACAAAGGTAGACAAATAGTTCACTAAATCATTCGGCTTCAAGTTTGCGTTAGTCGCGGCGGCTTTAACGTGAGGATCAGTAATGCCTCTCAAAACAATCGCCGTGATTAAATCATCACTAAGTCCCTTAACTATACGTAGGCGTAGTAACGACTTCCTCGCATATTCAGCATAAGTTAAGAATTTGTCCGAGTTAGTGGACATAACGTCGTACAGTATGCCTGCTAAATCAATCCGCTTTACGCATAAAGGCCTAAAGTCACTCTTAAAATTTGTCCAGGACCGTTCATCCGTCACCCATTCATTCAACCATGACCTTGCATCACCTTTCAAGCAGTGCCCGATACGGGACAAACACTCAGAATCATCCCAACGATTTAAAACCCTAGCCCTATCCACCTCGGAACACCAAATATCGATGTCATGAATACTGGGGTCAAAGTTCGAGACATAATAACTTTGAGAACTTACGGTTTTAAGGGACTGGATTGCCTCAACTATTTGTATTGTCCCTCGATCAGTAGGAGATGCAGGCGCACGAGAACTCTCTAATGCTTCTAACCTCGACAAGATAACCCCCATCGACTCACGATTGTCGTGTAACGGGGTAGAAGTCACTTGTTCGTTGTGTCGGCGGCGACCCCTATCGGAATCCCGACGCAAGCGCACCCTACTGCGGCTACGGTCGACGGTCGTTCGCGGACGACGTTCGCGGGTCGTACCGCAGAGCTATCCACCCGCTATGAGTCATTGCTGTCAGCAAAGCGTACGCGGTACTATTCAGAAATGATAAAAAACTCTAGCAATAAAAGCAAGCAAATGTGGTTAGTAGTCAATACCGAGTTAGGGCGTAAAGTTCGGGATCGTGTGGACTTTACAGACGTTATCAGGGACTGTGACGGTTTGCCTTTTAAGTCTAAAACAGAAGCCGTGAACGCTATAAATTACGAATTTGTGAGCGCCGCAAGCGCATGCGGCGCCCCGCCGGCCGACCGCGCCGCTTGCGCCGGCGTGCTGACGCGCGGGCTGCCGCCCAGTGACTCGTCACTGCGATTCAAGTACTTCACTCCACAAGAAGTGTTGTCAACACTACAACGGCGAATCGCACATAAAAGTAGTACGGACGTATATGAATTGTCACCGAACGTCCTAAAAGACGTATGCCCCGTCATTAGCATCGCACTAGCCAGATTATTTAACCTATGTGTTTGCCAGGGCATTTACCCAGAAACcctcaaaaaagtaaaaatctcACCGCTGTACAAAGGGAAAGGACATAAATCAAATATTAAATCCTACCGACCGATCTCCTTGATACCAGTGATTAGCAAAATATTTGAAGTGGGCCTTAACGCGAGGTTGTTGTCGTACTGGGTGCCGCGAGATGTGCTATCGGAGAGGCAGTACGCGTACCGGCACGGCCGCTCCACCACCGACCTCGTGCGGGAGGTGGTGTGGCGCGTGCTGAGCGCGCGCGAGGCCGCCCGCCACGTTGCCGTCATCTGCTGCGACCTGTCCCGCGCGTTCGATACTGCTAATCACGAGCTCATTAGGGACAAGCTCGAACACTACGGAATACGGGGTCCAGCTCTGTCGCTTATAGCTTCCTTCATGTCTAACAGGAAACAAGTAGTTTCAGGAGACGGGGGGCAGACCACATCAGAAGAGCTGGAGACTGCAATGGGCGTGCCACAAGGCTCGTGTCTGTCCAACACTCTTTTCAGCATCCTCTTAAACGACTTGCCGGTATCCGTAGATGGGGCCGATATCTTTATGTACGCCGACGATGTGACCGCTGTGGTTTCCGCTCCATCACCGTCTGAGCTGGAACAAAGCCTGGTTACAGTAGTCACTAAGATACATACATGGTTGACGGCAAACGGTTTGGCTTTAAACAGGGAAAAGACCTGTTTCATGCGTTTCTCGCTAAACGGCCACAAACTGCAACCTTTGCAGATCCCAGTGGGCGGCACATTCCTTCAACAGGTTGAGTCCACTCGGTTACTGGGTTTTACTATCGACAGCGGTCTTTGTTGGGATGAGCACATAGATGACTGGTGCACGCGCCTGGGGCGAGCTTGTTTCGCTTTGCGCCGTCTCGCTAAAACTGCGTCGAGAGATGTGGTAAGAACGTGCTATTTCGCGACCGTGCACTCTCTGATCACGTATGGTACTGAACTATGGGGTAGGGCAGCGGACTGGGAGCGCATATTTCGTATGCAGAAGCGTGGTGTCCGCGCTATTGCGCGAATACCCAGCGATGTATCAGCGCGtgaatatttcataaaatataaaattatgcccTTACCTTGCATTGTAATCCAGCAAATAGTCACCTTTGTACACGAAAATATAAACATGTTCGCAAAAAAAGGTAGAAATGAAAGTCATGCTTTGCGCAGTAACGCTCAGTGTACCGACTTGCTGACGCAAGCGCACAGACTGAGAAAAACCGGACAATCGGTTTACGTAATAGGCCCTAAGGTCTATAATCGAATACCGGATGACGTGAGAAGTGCAACTTCTGCCTGCatatttaaaaacagaataaaaacgTGGCTTCTTGAGAAGCAATTTTacgatttttcattttttaattgattatttctaatttgtaattgtattataataattttaatttatatggaaTGATATtcgattatgattattattactttatgattttatatttaattgatATTGTATTGATATTGTTTGTCTTATTCATGTCGATTCATTACGTACGTTTAACGTACCTACTCTGAATTattgtatttacttaattaatgaCTTGTAATAGTATATtaccaataaaattttcattttcattttcatttttcattttcgaCACGTCGGCTGCGGCTGCGGTCGGCGCGCTGTCGCCTGCACCGTGGTGTTCGCGCCCTCGAATAACTGCGAGAACGCCGACCTCGAGAATGCCGAATCGAAGGATGATGTCCGCGTGGCTCTCGCGAGCCACGTCCGTGAATATCACGGTGTCGTGATCGGCTCGATCTATCCATGATTAGAACTGTCCACGATCGGTAACTGGCTCACACGAAAATTCggtaaacaataaacaaagtgaCACTTATATGTGGGTGAACGTTAAAAATGTTCACTCCAAAAACAAATAGCTACAAAAACAAATCTCGAAAATGGAATATTGAAAACGTTATAACGTTAAATCAAATTAAGAAAAAGTGCGGGAGTGAATCAAcatatcccacttctgatattAGGAAATCAGAAGTGaaactgtttttttaaaaaataacacgttTATTCctgaaattaaattaacaaaatatagaaaagaaataatttacaaaataccacgctgcttcacaaATACGTCCTTCTTGGTCGACGGATGCCACGAAACAGAGAGGCGGCGCTGGTTTGCGGCGCCTTTTATAGTATGACAGCTTTTCCTATACTACTTCCCTAAATCATCTCCaacaatataataacaccattgcagcccactagatatccccctgacttgaaccacagaccagaaatactcgacttggcgctccTAAAGAACATAAATTTACGTTtgtgttctatagaagtactacacgagttacaatccgaccaccgacctgttatattaaaactaggctcccgtttagacgcccctgataatccagcaccccctaagacagtgctggactgggagaaggtggccgaaggcctccagacttccagttcagtatacttagatagtatcccagtagaaataacctccttagaggaggcctcgacagctattaactccctcacggatcacgtgaggtcggttttgaacgaaagttcaaaacaggttccggagatggaagaccatcgctggaaactgcctaccgacatccgtgatctgctaacggagaaaaacgcagccacccgcgcatatgattccaatcgcaacgaggaatgtcgccgtcatttgcgtctcttgcagcatactgtaagaaaacgtataaatgacatgcgacagaatcggtgggataatcttttgattggcattgagccccaccaccaggccatctggcagctgtctaggtctcttcaaaaggatacggttgttcctactccccctctcaataggcctaaccaaccccccgctttcgacgatgacgaaaaagccgaatgccttgccgacagtctcaaagcccaatgctcgcccagcactctccctatcgatcgtaggcacctctcgacggtgaactctgaagttcagcgtagggcttctgtacctcccaccgatcctcctcttccaaaggtaactgaggaagaggtactaggtattatcaaaagatttcatacccgaaaagcccctggctcagacggtatcagaatagaatagaatagaatagaaactttaTTTGCGTCAAATATGGTGAATAAGGTGACAAGTGGGTATTAGAAGTAGGTACAATACATGTTTCGCCATAACAATGTTGGCATGCAAATGTTATATGTAGACAAAGGCACATTTATTTACACTAAACTTTTTCTTTAAACTAAAACTTACATTACTGCAGAAATTCCCTGACAGAATAAAAATTACGTTCATTAAgccatttatataattttgtcttAAATAATGTCAATTTTAGCATTTTAATATCAgtcggtattttattatataatctaaCGCACATAGCAAGACAGCTCTTATTAAAAATTTCAGTAATTGGTGTTTCATCAAATACCAATCTGTCTAGATTTCGACGGATACGAGGATTAACATCAACTGCTTTTGTAAATTCATCTTGATGCCGTTTAACAAATACACACACTTCATAAATGTAAAGTGAAGGTAGTGG
The Pectinophora gossypiella unplaced genomic scaffold, ilPecGoss1.1 Pgos_56, whole genome shotgun sequence genome window above contains:
- the LOC126381479 gene encoding uncharacterized protein LOC126381479 isoform X2; this translates as MFIFSCTKVTICWITMQDGDGAETTAVTSSAYIKISAPSTDTGKSFKRMLKRVLDRHEPCGTPIAVSSSSDVVCPPSPETTCFLLDMKEAISDRAGPRIP
- the LOC126381479 gene encoding uncharacterized protein LOC126381479 isoform X1, with translation MTFISTFFCEHVYIFVYKGDYLLDYNASSDGDGAETTAVTSSAYIKISAPSTDTGKSFKRMLKRVLDRHEPCGTPIAVSSSSDVVCPPSPETTCFLLDMKEAISDRAGPRIP